One segment of Eretmochelys imbricata isolate rEreImb1 chromosome 5, rEreImb1.hap1, whole genome shotgun sequence DNA contains the following:
- the SEC11C gene encoding signal peptidase complex catalytic subunit SEC11C, protein MDVFEDLRRMNKRQLYYQVLNFAMIVSSALMIWKGLIVITGSESPIVVVLSGSMEPAFHRGDLLFLTNFQEDPIRAGEIVVFKVEGRDIPIVHRVIKIHEKENGNIKFLTKGDNNEVDDRGLYKEGQNWLEKKDVVGRARGFLPYVGMVTIIMNDYPKFKYALLAVMGAYVLLKRES, encoded by the exons ATGGACGTCTTCGAGGACTTGCGGCGAATGAACAAGCGCCAG CTATATTACCAAGTATTAAATTTTGCCATGATTGTGTCTTCTGCACTTATGATATGGAAAGGTCTGATTGTCATCACGGGAAGTGAAAGCCCTATTGTTGTGGTACTCAG TGGCAGTATGGAACCAGCATTTCATAGAGGAGACCTGTTGTTTTTAACAAATTTCCAAGAAGACCCTATTAGAGCTGGTGAAATAGTTGTTTTTAAAGTTGAGGGCAGAGATATCCCAATAGTTCACAGAGTAATCAAAATCCATGAAAa AGAAAATGGAAACATCAAATTTCTGACTAAGGGTGATAATAATGAAGTTGATGATAGAGGCTTGTACAAAGAAGGTCAAAACTGGCTAGAAAAGAAGGATGTTGTTGGAAGAGCGAGAGG CTTTTTGCCTTATGTTGGGATGGTTACCATAATAATGAATGACTACCCAAAATTTAAG TATGCTCTTTTGGCAGTAATGGGAGCATATGTATTACTGAAACGTGAATcctaa